One part of the Mycolicibacterium aromaticivorans JS19b1 = JCM 16368 genome encodes these proteins:
- a CDS encoding phosphatase PAP2 family protein has translation MASKKTWLTASIVVAVAVYTTMWVGYALNWGWLDSVDTDSLQAFHNIGASRPGWVSFWVVFCVVFGPNGFRVAALILLIIALVRRRVPTALFLVISVGLMGLVTEGAKFLAGRPRPASALVYGQGSSFPSGHALGVMVGVLALLTVLWPHLSPRLRRALAVVGGLLIVTVGIARVVLNVHHPSDVLAGWALGYVYYLLCLRLVQPIPLTAAAETPAALGTLR, from the coding sequence ATGGCATCGAAGAAAACCTGGCTGACCGCCTCGATCGTCGTCGCCGTGGCGGTCTACACGACGATGTGGGTCGGATACGCGCTCAACTGGGGATGGCTGGATTCGGTCGACACCGACTCGCTCCAGGCATTCCACAACATCGGTGCTTCGCGCCCGGGTTGGGTTTCCTTCTGGGTGGTGTTCTGCGTCGTGTTCGGACCGAACGGCTTCCGGGTGGCGGCGTTGATATTGCTGATCATCGCGTTGGTGCGCCGCAGGGTGCCTACCGCGTTGTTCCTGGTGATCAGCGTCGGGCTGATGGGACTTGTGACCGAGGGCGCGAAGTTCCTCGCGGGCCGGCCCCGCCCGGCATCGGCGCTGGTCTACGGCCAGGGATCGTCGTTTCCATCCGGTCACGCACTGGGGGTGATGGTCGGTGTGCTGGCCTTGCTCACGGTGTTGTGGCCGCACCTCAGTCCCCGGCTGAGGCGGGCACTGGCCGTTGTCGGTGGCCTGTTGATCGTGACGGTCGGGATCGCGCGAGTGGTGCTCAATGTCCACCACCCGTCCGACGTGCTGGCGGGGTGGGCACTGGGCTACGTGTACTACCTGCTATGCCTGCGGCTGGTACAGCCGATACCGCTCACAGCAGCGGCCGAAACACCGGCAGCACTCGGTACTTTGCGCTGA